From one Streptomyces chromofuscus genomic stretch:
- a CDS encoding ThuA domain-containing protein: MATRLLVCTRTTDYRHDSIPDAVAAVDALGPFDVEHTEDPAALEAPLDGYAAVLFLSTSGEVLTPPGRERLAAYVESGGGFVGVHAAACTEDDWPYYGELLGARFARHPAYQPGKALVEDRDHPATRHLPPVWSLSDEWYDFRTSPRGAVRVLVSADESSYQGGGMGDDHPLAWCREQGAGRVFYTALGHASEVYADADFRAHLRGGIGWAAGTE, translated from the coding sequence ACGCGACTGCTCGTCTGCACCCGCACCACCGACTACCGCCACGACTCCATCCCGGACGCCGTGGCCGCCGTGGACGCGCTCGGGCCGTTCGACGTCGAGCACACCGAGGATCCGGCGGCCCTGGAGGCGCCCCTGGACGGGTACGCCGCCGTCCTCTTCCTCTCCACCAGCGGCGAGGTGCTCACACCGCCAGGGCGGGAGCGGCTCGCCGCCTACGTCGAGTCGGGCGGCGGCTTCGTCGGCGTGCACGCGGCGGCCTGCACCGAGGACGACTGGCCGTACTACGGCGAACTGCTCGGCGCCCGCTTCGCCCGCCACCCCGCGTACCAGCCGGGCAAGGCCCTCGTCGAGGACCGTGACCACCCCGCGACCCGGCATCTGCCGCCCGTGTGGTCCCTCAGCGACGAGTGGTACGACTTCCGCACCAGCCCGCGCGGTGCGGTGCGCGTCCTCGTCTCCGCCGACGAGTCCTCGTACCAGGGCGGCGGAATGGGCGACGACCATCCCCTGGCGTGGTGCCGCGAGCAGGGCGCCGGACGCGTCTTCTACACCGCCCTCGGCCACGCCTCCGAGGTGTACGCGGACGCGGACTTCCGCGCCCATCTGCGGGGCGGGATCGGCTGGGCGGCGGGCACGGAGTAG
- a CDS encoding hydroxyacid dehydrogenase, translating into MPAARPPRAVFAMDPVHLPLLFPAPLLTRLRRTADIDPALVVGDFADPGVADALSRAEVLVTGWGCPPLDENALAAVPSLRAVLHAAGSVRPLVGEALWRHGVAVSSAVTANAAPVAEYTLAMILLAGKDAFALREDFRVTHARPTAARTAAVGNLGRRVGVIGASRVGRRLLELLRPYDFEILLHDPYVDAAEAAALGARPMSLDALLSGSDIVTVHAPDVPATRHMLNRERLALIRDGGVLVNTARGALVDHAALTDELVSGRLSAILDVTEPEPLPPDSPLYTLPNVFLTPHIAGSLGNELERLGRVVVEELERLAAGLPLAHEVRHADLTRVA; encoded by the coding sequence ATGCCCGCCGCCCGACCGCCCAGGGCCGTGTTCGCCATGGATCCGGTGCATCTGCCGCTGCTCTTCCCCGCCCCGCTCCTCACGCGCCTGCGGCGGACGGCGGACATCGACCCGGCGCTCGTCGTCGGGGACTTCGCCGACCCGGGCGTGGCGGACGCGCTGTCCCGTGCCGAGGTGCTGGTCACGGGCTGGGGGTGTCCGCCGCTGGACGAGAACGCCCTGGCCGCGGTCCCGTCCCTGCGCGCGGTCCTGCACGCCGCCGGTTCCGTCCGCCCGCTCGTCGGCGAGGCCCTGTGGAGACACGGCGTCGCCGTCTCCAGCGCGGTCACCGCCAACGCGGCGCCGGTGGCCGAGTACACGCTCGCGATGATCCTGCTGGCCGGGAAGGACGCGTTCGCCCTGCGCGAGGACTTCCGCGTCACGCACGCCCGGCCGACGGCCGCGCGGACGGCGGCGGTCGGGAACCTCGGCCGCCGTGTCGGCGTCATCGGCGCCTCCCGCGTGGGCCGCAGGCTGCTCGAACTGCTGCGGCCCTACGACTTCGAGATCCTGCTGCACGACCCCTACGTCGACGCCGCCGAGGCGGCCGCGCTCGGCGCCCGGCCGATGTCGCTGGACGCCCTGCTGAGCGGCAGTGACATCGTCACCGTGCACGCGCCAGACGTCCCCGCGACGCGCCACATGCTGAACCGGGAGCGCCTGGCCCTGATCCGGGACGGCGGCGTGCTCGTCAACACCGCCCGGGGCGCCCTCGTCGACCACGCCGCCCTCACCGACGAGTTGGTCTCCGGCCGGCTCAGCGCGATCCTGGACGTCACCGAACCCGAGCCGCTGCCCCCGGACTCGCCCCTCTACACCCTCCCCAACGTCTTCCTCACCCCGCACATCGCCGGTTCGCTCGGCAACGAGCTGGAACGGCTCGGCCGCGTCGTGGTCGAGGAACTGGAACGCCTCGCGGCGGGCCTGCCCCTCGCCCACGAGGTGCGCCACGCGGACTTGACCCGGGTCGCCTGA
- a CDS encoding carboxylesterase/lipase family protein: MTAADLADPVVRTPYGAVRGRREGGVAVFRGIPYAAPPFGPRRFRPPVPPEPWDGVRDVGAFGPTPPKPPYSEAFAQYLSDPIVPGDDCLNLNVWTPEPAPGARLPVLVWLHGGALTRGSSCVPVYDGRTFARDGVVFVSVNYRLGVEGYGLFPDAPANPGLRDQLAALRWVHESIEAFGGDPGRVTLAGQSAGAISAGALIAAPQAQGLFRRAVLQSGPPEASERDKVRRMVRRMAARLKVPATAEAFAAVDRELLLRTQAEVGRLSSPVVGGPAFGIVVDGDLVPRDPLAALVEGEAAAGADLLLGWTRDEYRLWLVPGGLLERVDRLGAVALAGAMARCHCGHAVPRGYRALHPEAGTAEIVGQLLTDHLLRGPLHRLADARPGSSYVYEFAWPSLLPGLGACHALELGFVFDTDEVPESAKLAGWGAPAELADAMHAAWVRFAVDGDPGWQAWDPAHPVRIFGECEPGAAGRRGATREPYTAHGPRDRELALWTADLLDAEAAPASAAAGDPPVRNAEMRSVVRLLRRSAGVRRH, translated from the coding sequence ATGACGGCGGCAGATCTCGCGGACCCCGTGGTCAGGACGCCGTACGGCGCCGTACGAGGCCGCCGCGAGGGCGGTGTCGCGGTCTTCCGGGGCATCCCGTACGCGGCGCCCCCCTTCGGCCCCCGCCGGTTCCGGCCGCCCGTGCCACCGGAGCCCTGGGACGGCGTGCGCGACGTGGGCGCCTTCGGGCCCACCCCGCCCAAGCCGCCGTACTCGGAGGCGTTCGCCCAGTACCTGTCCGACCCGATCGTGCCCGGCGACGACTGCCTCAACCTGAACGTCTGGACTCCCGAACCCGCGCCGGGCGCGCGGCTCCCGGTGCTCGTGTGGTTGCACGGCGGCGCCCTGACCAGGGGGTCGTCGTGCGTTCCCGTGTACGACGGGCGCACCTTCGCGCGCGACGGGGTCGTCTTCGTCTCCGTCAACTACCGCCTGGGGGTCGAGGGGTACGGCCTGTTCCCGGACGCGCCCGCCAACCCCGGCCTGCGGGACCAGCTCGCCGCCCTGCGGTGGGTGCACGAGTCGATCGAGGCCTTCGGCGGCGATCCCGGCCGGGTGACGCTGGCGGGACAGTCGGCGGGGGCGATCAGCGCCGGCGCCCTGATCGCGGCCCCGCAGGCCCAGGGCCTGTTCCGGCGCGCGGTCCTGCAGAGCGGCCCGCCGGAGGCGTCCGAGCGGGACAAGGTGCGGCGGATGGTGCGCCGGATGGCGGCCCGGCTGAAGGTGCCCGCGACCGCCGAGGCCTTCGCCGCCGTCGACCGCGAGCTGCTCCTGCGCACCCAGGCCGAGGTCGGCCGGCTCAGCAGTCCGGTGGTGGGCGGACCGGCCTTCGGGATCGTCGTCGACGGTGACCTCGTGCCCCGCGATCCGCTGGCGGCGCTGGTCGAGGGGGAGGCCGCGGCCGGCGCCGACCTGCTCCTGGGCTGGACCCGCGACGAGTACCGGCTGTGGCTCGTGCCCGGCGGCCTGCTGGAGCGCGTCGACCGGCTCGGTGCCGTGGCCCTGGCCGGCGCGATGGCCCGCTGCCACTGCGGCCACGCCGTTCCGCGCGGCTACCGCGCCCTGCACCCCGAGGCGGGCACCGCCGAGATCGTCGGCCAGCTGCTCACCGACCACCTGCTGCGCGGCCCGCTGCACCGGCTGGCCGACGCCCGCCCCGGATCGTCGTACGTCTACGAGTTCGCCTGGCCCTCACTGCTGCCGGGGCTCGGCGCATGTCACGCCCTGGAGCTCGGTTTCGTCTTCGACACCGACGAGGTCCCGGAGTCGGCCAAGCTGGCGGGCTGGGGCGCACCGGCGGAACTGGCCGACGCGATGCACGCGGCGTGGGTGAGGTTCGCGGTCGACGGCGACCCGGGCTGGCAGGCGTGGGACCCCGCGCACCCCGTGCGGATCTTCGGCGAGTGCGAGCCGGGGGCGGCGGGGCGGCGGGGGGCGACGAGGGAGCCGTACACCGCCCACGGGCCGCGCGACCGCGAGCTCGCCCTGTGGACAGCCGATCTCCTCGACGCGGAGGCCGCGCCCGCCTCCGCCGCGGCCGGGGATCCGCCGGTCCGCAACGCGGAAATGCGGTCGGTCGTCCGGCTCCTGCGCCGCTCGGCCGGCGTCCGCCGACACTGA
- the mmuM gene encoding homocysteine S-methyltransferase produces MTSGTLRPPTGLAEALAAGAVVLDGGLSNQLESAGHDLGDELWSARLLAERPEAITEAHLAYFLAGASVAITASYQATFEGFARRGIGHGRAAELMRLGVEAAREAAARAAAKGVARPLWVAASAGPYGAMLADGSEYRGRYGLTVNELERFHRPRLEALAAARPDVLALETVPDADEATALLRAVRGLGVPVWLSYTVAGDRTRAGQPLQEAFALAADVDEVIAVGVNCCAPRDVGGAVATAARVTGRPVVAYPNSGETWDAGARTWSGRSTFSPEQVEDWRDRGARLIGGCCRVGPDTIATVARTLTG; encoded by the coding sequence ATGACCAGTGGCACCCTGCGACCCCCGACCGGCCTCGCCGAGGCGCTCGCCGCGGGGGCGGTCGTCCTCGACGGCGGCCTGTCCAACCAGCTCGAGTCGGCCGGGCACGACCTCGGCGACGAGCTGTGGTCGGCGCGGCTGCTCGCCGAGCGGCCCGAGGCGATCACCGAGGCACACCTCGCCTACTTCCTGGCGGGCGCGAGCGTGGCGATCACCGCCAGCTACCAGGCCACCTTCGAGGGCTTCGCCCGGCGCGGGATCGGCCACGGGCGGGCGGCCGAACTCATGCGCCTAGGCGTCGAGGCGGCGCGCGAGGCGGCGGCGCGCGCGGCGGCGAAGGGGGTCGCCCGGCCGCTGTGGGTGGCGGCCTCGGCCGGCCCCTACGGGGCGATGCTCGCGGACGGCTCGGAGTACCGGGGCCGTTACGGGCTGACGGTGAACGAGCTGGAACGCTTCCACCGCCCCCGGCTGGAGGCGCTCGCCGCGGCCCGGCCCGACGTACTGGCCCTGGAGACCGTTCCGGACGCCGACGAGGCGACGGCCCTGCTGCGGGCGGTGCGGGGACTCGGCGTGCCGGTCTGGCTGTCGTACACCGTGGCCGGCGACCGCACCCGCGCCGGACAACCGCTCCAGGAGGCCTTCGCCCTGGCCGCCGACGTGGACGAGGTGATCGCGGTCGGCGTGAACTGCTGCGCGCCGCGGGACGTCGGCGGCGCCGTCGCGACCGCGGCCCGGGTGACTGGCAGGCCGGTGGTGGCCTATCCCAACAGCGGCGAGACCTGGGACGCCGGGGCCCGCACCTGGAGCGGCCGCTCCACGTTCTCCCCGGAGCAGGTCGAGGACTGGCGCGACCGCGGTGCCCGTCTGATCGGCGGCTGCTGCCGGGTCGGACCCGACACGATCGCGACCGTCGCGCGGACGCTGACGGGGTGA
- a CDS encoding DUF2264 domain-containing protein: MDLPPDDRTRSPYTGFTRAHWEAAADCLLAAVEPCATEDRALYHLPGDRTSVSGRLSDGLEGYARTLLLAAFRRDETVLERYADGLAAGPGGVWPRVRDRSQPLVEAASIALALRLTRDLLWDRLDDAVRGRTVAWLTDALTAEPWPCNWELFPVTVGGFLQEIGHETEASRTAVDRGLERIEGWYVGDGWYTDGDGRKFDYYNGWAMHLYPVLHAWLADEHRSLDLYGGRLSRHLADYARLFGSDGAPMLQGRSLTYRFATAAPLWLGALTGHTPLSPGQTRRLASGALRHFLDRGAVDARGLLTLGWHGPDEAVLQSYSGPASPYWASKGFLGLLLPAGHEVWTATEEPGPAERADAVTPVGPPNWLLQSTRSDGVVRLHNHGSEDVRYDPYYTRLAYSTATEPSASYDNSVIVGDDASRTEIEPLGVGEGWAASRHTVGDGVRVTSLVAAEGAVEVRAHLVAGAAAGTPVRVTGWAAKDGMRAELAPVSGLDDALTGTVTDTPALFVALARLTGETDPAPLADLVSVDVHDARELRVRWSAGTAARFRFRTSADRSGAPSWTVTPV; encoded by the coding sequence ATGGATCTGCCCCCGGACGACCGCACCCGGAGCCCGTACACCGGTTTCACGCGCGCCCACTGGGAGGCCGCCGCCGACTGCCTGCTCGCCGCCGTGGAGCCCTGCGCCACCGAGGACCGCGCCCTCTACCACCTGCCCGGCGACCGCACGAGCGTGTCCGGCAGGCTCTCGGACGGCCTGGAGGGCTACGCCCGCACGCTGCTGCTGGCGGCCTTCCGACGTGACGAGACCGTGCTCGAACGGTACGCGGACGGCCTCGCCGCCGGCCCCGGCGGCGTCTGGCCCCGCGTCAGGGACCGCAGCCAGCCCCTGGTCGAAGCGGCGTCCATCGCCCTCGCCCTGCGCCTGACCCGCGACCTGCTGTGGGACCGGCTCGACGACGCCGTACGCGGGCGGACGGTCGCCTGGCTCACCGACGCGCTCACCGCCGAGCCCTGGCCGTGCAACTGGGAGCTGTTCCCGGTGACGGTCGGCGGGTTTCTCCAGGAGATCGGCCACGAGACGGAGGCGTCCCGCACGGCGGTCGACCGTGGGCTGGAGCGCATCGAGGGCTGGTACGTCGGGGACGGCTGGTACACCGACGGGGACGGGCGCAAGTTCGACTACTACAACGGCTGGGCGATGCACCTCTACCCGGTGCTGCACGCCTGGCTGGCCGACGAGCACCGGTCGCTGGACCTGTACGGCGGCCGGCTCTCCCGGCACCTCGCCGACTACGCCCGCCTGTTCGGCTCCGACGGCGCCCCGATGCTCCAGGGCCGCTCCCTCACCTACCGCTTCGCGACCGCCGCCCCGCTGTGGCTCGGCGCGCTCACCGGGCACACCCCGCTGTCGCCGGGACAGACGCGGCGGCTGGCGTCGGGTGCGCTGCGTCACTTCCTGGACCGGGGAGCGGTGGACGCACGGGGACTGCTGACCCTCGGCTGGCACGGCCCCGACGAGGCGGTGCTGCAGAGCTATTCGGGACCCGCGTCCCCGTACTGGGCGAGCAAGGGCTTCCTCGGCCTCCTCCTGCCCGCCGGGCACGAGGTGTGGACGGCGACCGAGGAACCGGGCCCGGCCGAGCGGGCCGACGCGGTCACGCCGGTCGGCCCGCCCAACTGGCTGCTGCAGTCCACGCGCTCGGACGGTGTGGTCCGGCTCCACAACCACGGCAGCGAGGACGTGCGCTACGACCCGTACTACACGCGCCTGGCCTACTCGACGGCGACGGAGCCCTCGGCGTCGTACGACAACAGCGTGATCGTCGGGGACGACGCGAGCCGGACGGAGATCGAGCCGCTCGGAGTGGGGGAGGGCTGGGCGGCCTCCCGGCACACCGTCGGTGACGGCGTTCGTGTCACGAGCCTGGTGGCGGCCGAGGGCGCGGTCGAGGTGCGCGCCCATCTGGTGGCGGGGGCCGCGGCGGGGACCCCGGTGCGGGTCACGGGGTGGGCCGCGAAGGACGGCATGCGCGCGGAACTCGCCCCGGTCAGCGGCCTCGACGACGCCCTCACCGGTACCGTGACCGACACCCCCGCCCTGTTCGTCGCCCTGGCGCGCCTGACCGGGGAGACGGACCCGGCACCCCTCGCGGACCTGGTCTCGGTGGACGTCCACGACGCCCGCGAACTGCGCGTGCGGTGGTCCGCCGGAACCGCCGCGCGCTTCCGGTTCAGGACGTCGGCCGACCGGTCGGGCGCGCCGTCGTGGACGGTGACGCCCGTGTGA
- a CDS encoding PHP domain-containing protein produces the protein MGHSHGHGHHHHGHDHGHGHEHAPLPAAFDTSVPDEALTPEQQSRRSLLRRAGLLGAGLAAGSVLSGTAGTAPAAAATNGRRGKGFLWLAGDHHIHTQYSSDGKYRVVDQVRQGAKHGMDWLVITDHGSATHAKIGVEKVNPDIQQARAAYEDTLVFQGLEWNIPAAEHGTVFVHPGKNEVSVLKQFETDYDGSVKGASGNSPANEALAVAGLAFLSDQVKRRKVQDALMLANHPARRGVDSPHEIRAWRDATPAGHQIAVGFEGAPGHQAAGLPAPLGMGRARGIYDNNPSADSFAGYPLESYRTWGGFDWMTSTVGGLWDSLLAEGKPWWITANSDSHQVYADTAARGGGDFNAGGRYDDPVYAGKIDVTQGDYWPGYYSRTHVGSDGFSYAAVMDGIRAGRIWVDHGQLISGLDVRVSGGSRWATLGGALHVRKGTKVTLTVDVAPAGGPNWAGFVPNLARVDVIQGDVTGEVKDKDTFTAPTAKVVKSYEVNKSTGTVRLTYDLGNVDRPVYVRLRGTDGRRSAVGAMGAAVDPAGPALDVVGDADPWLDLWFYSNPVWVLPS, from the coding sequence ATGGGGCACAGCCACGGACACGGGCATCATCACCACGGACACGATCACGGCCACGGGCACGAGCACGCGCCGCTGCCCGCCGCCTTCGACACCTCCGTGCCCGACGAGGCCCTGACCCCGGAGCAGCAGTCGCGCCGCTCGCTGCTGCGCCGCGCCGGCCTGCTGGGCGCGGGCCTGGCCGCCGGCAGCGTGCTGTCGGGCACCGCCGGCACGGCCCCCGCGGCCGCCGCCACCAACGGCCGCCGCGGCAAGGGTTTCCTGTGGCTCGCCGGCGACCACCACATCCACACCCAGTACAGCAGCGACGGCAAGTACCGCGTCGTCGACCAGGTCCGGCAGGGCGCCAAGCACGGCATGGACTGGCTGGTGATCACCGACCACGGCAGCGCCACGCACGCCAAGATCGGTGTCGAGAAGGTCAACCCGGACATCCAGCAGGCCCGCGCCGCCTACGAGGACACCCTCGTCTTCCAGGGGCTGGAGTGGAACATCCCGGCCGCCGAGCACGGCACGGTGTTCGTGCACCCCGGCAAGAACGAGGTCTCCGTCCTCAAGCAGTTCGAGACCGACTACGACGGCAGCGTCAAGGGCGCGAGCGGCAACTCGCCCGCCAACGAGGCACTGGCCGTGGCGGGCCTCGCCTTCCTCTCCGACCAGGTGAAGCGGCGCAAGGTCCAGGACGCGCTGATGCTCGCCAACCACCCGGCGCGGCGCGGAGTCGACTCCCCGCACGAGATCCGCGCCTGGCGTGACGCGACGCCCGCGGGCCACCAGATCGCCGTCGGCTTCGAGGGCGCGCCCGGCCACCAGGCCGCCGGCCTGCCCGCGCCGCTCGGCATGGGCCGGGCCCGCGGCATCTACGACAACAACCCCAGCGCCGACTCCTTCGCCGGCTACCCGCTGGAGAGCTACCGCACCTGGGGCGGCTTCGACTGGATGACCTCCACCGTCGGCGGCCTGTGGGACAGCCTTCTCGCCGAGGGCAAGCCCTGGTGGATCACCGCGAACTCCGACTCCCACCAGGTGTACGCCGACACCGCCGCGCGCGGCGGCGGCGACTTCAACGCGGGCGGCCGCTACGACGACCCGGTCTACGCCGGCAAGATCGACGTCACCCAGGGCGACTACTGGCCCGGCTACTACAGCCGCACCCACGTCGGCTCCGACGGCTTCTCCTACGCCGCCGTCATGGACGGCATCCGCGCGGGCCGCATCTGGGTCGACCACGGCCAGCTGATCAGCGGCCTCGACGTCCGGGTGTCCGGCGGCAGCCGCTGGGCCACCCTCGGCGGCGCCCTGCACGTGCGCAAGGGCACGAAGGTCACGCTGACCGTGGACGTGGCGCCGGCCGGCGGCCCCAACTGGGCCGGTTTCGTCCCGAACCTGGCCCGCGTCGACGTCATCCAGGGCGACGTGACCGGCGAGGTCAAGGACAAGGACACCTTCACCGCGCCGACCGCCAAGGTCGTCAAGTCGTACGAGGTGAACAAGTCCACCGGCACCGTCCGCCTCACCTACGACCTCGGCAACGTCGACCGCCCCGTCTACGTCCGCCTGCGCGGCACGGACGGCAGGCGCAGCGCCGTCGGCGCGATGGGCGCGGCCGTCGACCCGGCCGGCCCGGCGCTGGACGTCGTCGGCGACGCCGACCCGTGGCTGGACCTGTGGTTCTACTCCAACCCGGTGTGGGTCCTGCCCTCGTGA
- a CDS encoding diadenosine tetraphosphate hydrolase, protein MTDEDGTDGDWRADRIGSALRGENPTVLRRLNAGFAVIGDVQFLPGYSVLLVDDPAVQRLSQLPRSRRLAFLNDMDRLGEAVERACRRLDPAFRRVNPEILGNTDAYLHAHVWPRFDWEPADRVRLPVWLYPRDHWSDERYALGPRQDTLREAVGGELDRLPA, encoded by the coding sequence ATGACCGACGAGGACGGAACAGACGGTGACTGGCGCGCGGACCGGATCGGCAGCGCCCTGCGCGGCGAGAACCCGACGGTGCTGCGCCGGCTGAACGCCGGTTTCGCGGTGATCGGGGACGTGCAGTTCCTGCCGGGCTACTCGGTGCTGCTGGTCGACGACCCGGCGGTGCAGCGGCTGTCCCAGCTGCCGAGGTCGCGGCGGCTCGCGTTCCTCAACGACATGGACCGGCTGGGCGAGGCCGTGGAACGCGCCTGCCGGCGGCTCGACCCGGCCTTCCGCAGGGTCAATCCGGAGATCCTCGGGAACACCGACGCCTACCTGCACGCCCACGTCTGGCCGCGCTTCGACTGGGAGCCGGCCGACCGCGTGCGCCTGCCCGTGTGGCTGTACCCCCGGGACCACTGGAGCGACGAGCGGTACGCGCTCGGGCCGCGCCAGGACACCCTGCGCGAGGCCGTCGGCGGGGAGCTGGACCGGCTCCCCGCCTGA